The Pyrus communis chromosome 12, drPyrComm1.1, whole genome shotgun sequence genomic sequence CATCCTTTCAACTTTTAAAAAGATGGACTTCTGTGACGAAACCATTAGCTAAATCCCtttgaataataataataataataataataataataataataataataacctATTTGCTGTTGTAAGTGGATAATGTACGATTGTCACAAAGACCAAACAATTTTTTATGAGATATAATATAATACTATATGCAACGGAGACGCACCCAAACAATTTTTTATGAGATATAATATAATACTATAATACAAATGAACGGGCAAGAAGACGCACCCAAAGTCGAAGCTGCCAAACAAATATTTGCCACTTTGGAAGTGGAAAATATAAATTCCATACCAAGCATCTCCAGTCTTTTGACCTATCGAAACTGAGTTAGCTAGCTTCACGAGAAATAACAGAAAACATGTTTCTCTCAATCATACTATTTTGTGAGAGTTAAGAGGAATAAATTTTTTCATGATTCTCTGTCACTAACTTCACTTCACTTGAACAAAATATGTAAGTTGGCATTAATATTTTCCATTCTTCATTCATTAAAATTTGTGATTTGTCCAATTCAAACCAATTCTAAAAATCAAACGAATCTTAAAGTAGTAATATTTGTCCCTGCAAGTGACTATAAGTCGACTCTTAAACATAATGATTCATATAACTACTAAGGAAGGAGAATTATACAGTAATTGTAATGTATTACTTTGTTTCTAAAATATTGAGCGGGGCAACGTGCCCCCTCCGGCCCCTCCGGACTGTATGTGCCTTTGCGCCTGTAAATATAAATGCTGCAGTATCTGCGTTTGAGTTAGTTTCACaacaaataacatatatacatacgATGAAAcgggaaaaaaataaatactttGCATGCGTGTTACGTAAAACAATTACTGAAGCTAACTTTTAACACGATATTatactaaatttttttactaTATATTATGAAGCATTCAtagtgtgacagcccgtcccgggaaatttaaaacgtacgcgtgaaatgacgattttgcccctagttcgatttctttacgttttgGATTATGTTTTCGggttttgttggcatgttttgaGCCACACACATACTCCCACACACCCACACCCTTTTTCCCCTGCCCTGCATCCTACCCGTGCCCAgttcccttcccattttcctTTGAACCGTACGGACCACACCCAAAACCCATCAAATctccacagatcgaagaaaccaagTACATattcgaactcgtgaagcttgtaggagtccaaccataccattttcaggtaagaacaccttcgttttcacgtcgaatccaCAACGTCCGAtttcgagtactgttcatgcacacgtgatttctcacgttttagggaatttcaagcttgtaggtaacttggtgaggtccctaggaggctcggggtggttcgtttgaaggaattggacgtcgggatcacgagtttcgaggttggccggattTGGGGTGTTTttgcaggtgagatttcgtggtttTTAACCCTTGAAAGTAGTATAATTGTGTTCATCTAGTtccaagcttcattttggtaccaattttgtgaaatttgggtgaaaaacgaagaagatacaaacgtttgaaaattttccagttttctggcgccggaggctcgccggagaaggagacggaatatttcgtcaagtctgacggaatattcctgacgccgttaacggaatctgtcaaaactgatggaatattccctacggtgtcagttgacgccgtcagcgtgccaggcacgtgcctgcgcgtggccggcgcgtgtggccgtgccttggccggcacgtgggggcgcgtgcggcggtgaaaaattattttaaaaatatggggatgttcctgaggttgagtagatcgcgttggtatattcatataccccatttgagcattgtatgagaagttatttctaaaggttggttatgtgctttaaaattgacgtttttgtagttgtttcgcatataggtgatacaNNNNNNNNNNNNNNNNNNNNNNNNNNNNNNNNNNNNNNNNNNNNNNNNNNNNNNNNNNNNNNNNNNNNNNNNNNNNNNNNNNNNNNNNNNNNNNNNNNNNNNNNNNNNNNNNNNNNNNNNNNNNNNNNNNNNNNNNNNNNNNNNNNNNNNNNNNNNNNNNNNNNNNNNNNNNNNNNNNNNNNNNNNNNNNNNNNNNNNNNAATCAacgcttaatttttttaagatatccttttttttgaacaaataattaAACACAATTAATTTATCATATAACTACTAATTTACTAtgaggaagaaggagaattATACAATAATTGTAATGTATTAGTAATTTTTTATTGCAAATAATATTTGACACTAATTTACACTGAAAAGATGGAGAGTTTGAATCAAAATACCAGTAGGTTGAAGAGCAAGACTCTAATCATTAAGAAATTCACCACTTGCATGTAAtgtattattttgtttcttaataTCGAGCAGGGACATATGCCCCCTCCAGACTGTACGTGCCTCAACCCTAATTTATGGTGTGGTATCTGCAACTGAGTTACCTTCACGAGAAATAAACATacaaataaattggaaaaaaaaaactttttatgCATGTTACGTAAAACAGTTATTGAAGCTAACTTTAACACGATACTATACTACACGTTTTTACTTTATATTCAACGACCATACAAATGATGTATGCTGAATATATATTAATTCTCTGATGAAGCATTCATAGTTTCAAAGTTGATTGTAACTGTTATACTATCGTTTCTTACAAAACACAATAAAATCACACTAATGAACTATTCTGAACCTTGATATTTTGTGCCAGCACTGAAGAAGTATTCAAAGTTCCCAAAGTTAATCATTTTAGCACAAACTACACCAAATGTTTCCCTTGAATACTTTTCATTACCGCGAACCATTTTGATCATTAATAATTAATACTTGGTGATCGTGCTAATTTAGAATTGAGAATTTTGTGAGGATTGAAATTCGAGTATTTTGTCTTTCTTGCATGGCATGGaaattatcctttttttttctttttcagaaaATGTAACCGATGCTCATCCGTAAGGAATCCAAACTCATTCAAAATCAAATCCAGACAAAACCTCCATAAATATGATGATATCtgcaaaccaaaacaaaacgaaGGAAGCAAAAAAATCGAGGGATGCATGCAAAAAACGGAAAGCAGAAATccagaaaaagaacttaattaaaaaaaatatcaacaaaattaatttcacaaaaaaccaCCACTTCCAATTCACAGAGAAATTTTAGTGTGTCTGGAATAGCCTACTGCACCAattgtcataatataagtagttGAAAATTTTTTCTTTAGCTATCCAACCACttaatattataatacttaGTGTATTAGACCATGTTCCCTAttcactgaaaaatctctctttacTCACCAAATGCGCTTACAATGCATTAGATCCACGCgtcatatttttattattatttttgggaTACAATTCAATCGGCACCGCCCGAACCACCACCACTCAAGGCCGTCTCCGCGATGCCCACCTCACCATTATATCCAAACCCAGTTCCAAATCGCCACCCACAATGAGATTCGACGCTGCCCAACTCAGATCTGCCTCTTCTCCTGCTCAAAATTTTGATAAGAAGCATGAAGTCGAATCATATGCACTAAATATATGAAGTTAGACATAAAGAGACCAGAACGACGGAGGAGACGAGGGCGTAGACGGCGTAGAGAGTGTAGAAAATGTCATCCTGCCATCGGGAGAACTCGTTGATCTTGTCCACCAGTTAAAGAACATCGAGACGACTTCAATGGACGCAAAGCTCAATAATAGCAGTGGCATTCTCGGCATTTTGCGACGGAGCTCCTCCGAGAGCGCAAGAAGTTCAGCGAGCGAGCCAAGGTCAAAACGCTTGAGAAGCGAAGAGTAAAAGAAACTCAACTCATCATCGCATTGGAGATTCAAcgaaatcaaaattgaaaaatcgaGAAGATAGGTGGTGCGTACAGATGATGACGGTAGCAAGAGAGAATCGAGTTCGAGGTCTAATGATGATGGTGGCGGTGTACGGAGCTGGGACTGTGAGAGGGAGTTAGAGGAAAGATCCAGGTTTGAGACTATGAGCGAAATGAGAGGAGTCGGGAGAAGACTAAGATGAGGAAAAAAAAGGCCAGGCCAGGGGTCCATTCCCTCATATTTTAAGATCTGCACCGTCCCGCTAATTTCGTCTATCCGAACCGTCCCGTCCCGTTTTGTGTTTAGAAATTTTGGACCCGCCCTGAATCTGAATTAACCACCCCTACCCGCGGTTTCTATACCcatttgcccacccctaatggTATCTGCAACTGGCTTACCTTCACAAGAAATAAACATACAAGTAaattggaaaaaagaaaaaaaaaaaaacctttgcaTGCATTTTACGTAAAACAGTTATTGAAGCTAACTTTAACACGATACTATACTACACATTTTTACTTTATACTCAACAACCATACGAGTGACGTATGCTGAATATATATTAATTCTCTGATGAAGCATTCATAGTTTCAAAGTTGATTGTATTTCTTACAAAACATAATAGAATCACACTGATGAACTATTCTGAACCTCAATATTATGCACGAGGATTGAAGAAGTATTCAAAGTTCCAAAAGTTAATCATTTTAGCACAAACCACACCAGATGTTTCCCTTAAATACTTTTTCATTTCCGCGACCCATTCTGATAATTAAGTAAATTATATTTGATGATCGTACTAATTTAGAATTTAGAATTTCGTGAGGATTGAAAACCGAGTATTTCGTCTTTCTTGCATGGCATGGAAATTAtccttttttatctttttcggAAAATGTAACCGATGCTCATCCGTAAGGAATCCAAACTCAttcaaaatcaaatccaaacaaAACCTCCATAAATATGATGATATCtgcaaaccaaaacaaaacgaaGGAAGCAAAAAAAATCGAGGGATGCATGCAAAAGCAGAAATccagaaaaaagagaaaaaaaaaaaaatttaattttaaaaaaatcaaaaaaattaatttcacaaaaaaccaCCATTTCTAATcaccgaattttttttttagtatgccGAAAACACAGTCTGCTACACCTCATAATATaattggtttaaatttttttctttaattatccAACCACTTAATATTATAACTCAGTAAAAATCTCTCTCTACTCACTGAATGCGCTTACAACGCAGAGTGAACCTGTTTAATTACCCGGTGGGGCCCACCCGGGGAGGGGGCTGGCGCCAGAAGCCCTCCCCAGTTTCTAACACGTGCAGAAACGGTCGTTAGCGGCTTCGGTACCTCTTGGCCGCAATCCCAAACCGGCGACTCTATGACCCGTTGGGGGTCCCACAAGaccctcttttcttttctgtaaaagaaaaataaaataaaagaaattgaattaaaaattattttcttactccttttatatatgtgtattattTAATACATTACTCTCCCACACAGCGAATATAACCAGAAgcaaaggagagagagaatatTGAGCTAGAGAGAGGACGAGGAGGAgaggagaagaggaagaagagctGGGGCAGAACCGCACCGTCGTCTTCTCATCAAATTCGTAAGCTTTTTTGCTCTTTGTTCTGGTTTTTCTGAAGCTTTCTGTTCATTTTTTTGCCATGGTTTTTGCTGTTTTGTGGGGAGGAGCTGCATTATTTGATGAATTCCGGGTGATTAGAAAATGAAAAGTGCAAATGGGTTCTTACATATTGATGGGAAATTTGAAATGGATCTCTCTGTGAATTTGTTTTTGTGAAAGAACCGTTCTTTGTGTTGGGATTTAGCTGCTGCATTAACGTTTTGATTGCAGGGTGGGGTGTGGATTAATGGGTTTTCAATTGATTGTGTTCtcgtttttctattttttggggtttttctaTGTTGGAATCCGAACCCTGAGATCGGAATTGGGTAAATTGTATCTATGGAAACGGATTGGATTTGTGCATGCaggttttttatttcttacttGAATTTTCTGCTGTTTTAATTGAAATAGATGAGTGAGGATTGTTTGATAGATATGGATATGCCCTTGATCCGAAATGCATTGTTGCATGTGGTTCTCTTTATGGAAAATTCGGATTTCGGGCGGTTTTTCTAGGATTTGTATTAGCACCCCCCACACATGAACTTGTTATATAAGTAATGGAATTTTGATTTATCTgttatgttgtttgttttttaatttgttaaatcgTTATTTGTGGGATTATGATTTAATTCGAGGATTGTCTGTGTTTGGCAGATACCTCGCTCATTGTTGGTTTTGGGGAGTAATTAAGGCGTATGAATTTCGTTTTGTATACTCATCACTGATTTTGTTTTGATGGATACCAAAGGAAGGGTTTCTTCGCAGCCGGTCAAGTTGGAGAATTCCAACAAGATGTTGGAAGGTCCTTCCTATCTTGTGTCAAGGGAGCTGCCCAGCTCTTGTGAGCAAGAGAGCAAATGGATTTACAATACTCACCGTGTTATGGAGCTCTCAAATAATAAGCGCCCCTTTGAAGACAGTGATGAAATCACATTGAGGAAGGCATGCAAGCTCTCAGATGCTGTTCTGGGTGGGGACGTGGTTATGGATCTGAATGGTCTTTCCCCTGCCAAGGACCAGTCAGATGATGAGCATCAGGGAGGTGGCAATTCTGATTCAAGTTCACTGATCCACCAACTTGGACGGGATATTTCAATCAACTGTCTCCTTCGCTGCTCAAGGTCTGATTATGGCTCTATTGCCTCGCTGAATACAAACTTCCGCTCTTTAATTCGGAGTGGGGAGCTGTACACACTGAGGCGGAAAATGGGCGTTGTCGAACATTGGGTTTACTTCTCTTGCAACCTCCTCGAATGGGAGGCATTTGATCCAGATCTCCGGCGTTGGATGCATTTGCCTAGAATGGCATCAAACGAATGTTTCATGTGTTCAGACAAGGAGTCGTTGGCTGTTGGTACcgaacttcttgtttttggaaAGGAAATAACGTCCCATGTCGTTTATAGATACAGCATTTTGACCAACACGTGGTTATCCGGCACTGAGATGAATACACCTAGATGCTTGTTCGGTTCTGCAAGCCGTGGGGAAATTGCAATTCTCGCGGGTGGTTGCGATCCACGTGGCACCATCTTGAACTCTGCCGAACTTTATAATTCTGAAACAGAAACTTGGCTGACTCTTCCTAGCATGAATAAACCTAGAAAAATGTGTTCTGGGGTATTTATGGATGGGAAGTTTTATGTCATTGGTGGGATAGGAGTGGGCGATCAAAAGCAACTTACGTGTGGAGAGGTGTACGATTTGGAGAAGGGGACTTGGACCGAGATACCCAACATGTTTCCTGGAAGAAACGCTGGGGCGGCTGAGGCACCTGCTGCAGCTGCAGCACCTCCTCTTCTGGCAGTTGTAAATAACATATTGTATGCTGCAGATTATGCAGAACAGGAGGTGAGGAGATATGATAAGGAGAGGAACATGTGGATCACTGTTGGGAGTTTGCCTGAGCGTGCAGCCTCGATGAATGGTTGGGGAATAGCATTTAGGGCGTGTGGAGATCGGTTAATTGTAATAGGTGGACCGAGGGCCTTAGGCGGAGGGCCAATTGAACTTAATTCTTGGGTCCCTGATGGAGGCCCGCCACAGTGGAACCTACTCGCCAGAAAACCTTCTGGCAGCTTTGTGTATAATTGTGCGGTGATGGGATGCTGAGGGCTGAGGTGTCCGGTTTCAGTGACACCATGTGTGCTGCATGGAATCCTGGGTGGAATTTGCAATCTTTACTTTTCAAGGAGATGGGATTCCAGCTCCTGGCTAATCTCAGCCCTCCTTTTTGGGGAAATTCAGGTTTTTATATAGAGTCATAGATACATTCACAGAAGGAGGCCTGGAGagttattttccttttttatcttttaaactTTATCGTGTCGCGTCCTTTTTTTCCCTTTGGTAACTTTGAAAGTTTTCAGAAAGCTTGGCATCATGTAGAACAGGAAAAGGTGAATAAACTGAAGTACTGGTAAATGTTTTAGGTTTTCATGACTATTTtcataagttttattgaaaCATTGCAGAATTTTGTAATGGTTCAAGTTTTTCGTTTCCTTTGTTTCTTAAGCTTATATTTCCAAAGTCTCTTTTCCCCTCCCATGTTGGAGGACAGAAAAAGAATGACTTCCGTTTATGTTATAGATTTACATTTTTATGTTCCTTCTACATGCGTTTTCATTCACTGCTGTTGCACAATCTGAATGGACCCTAAACTATAATGTAGGTGGTAGGAACTTCTTTCGATCGGTATGAAGAACTTTAATTTGAATTtcccctcttctttttcttgtgaactcaatttctttctttctttctttcttttctgtaACGGAAATTGTGAAGTTTAAATGTTTATAACACTTTGGCTGCTCAGTTTTATTGCTAAAGTTGAATTCTTTGTGGAAAACTTCGGTAGGCTTGTATATATTTGTCCAGAAAGTAacttttttgtatatttttcttgACAAAGATTATTAGCCTTAAAATGCTGATCAAATTATATGAACGACGTGGAGAGATACTTAAACAGAACAGTATGGTTGgatgcaaatatatatattatctagTAAATATGGTTGGTCATTACAAGTTTGAGCTGAATCCATCTTTTGGATGTGGTTTATCAAGTTGGAATCGCCATGAGCCAAAGTGAATGTAGGACTCCATTGACGATGCCTTTGCTCATTGAGCGTGCATCTAATGAAATCCTTGCAATAGTTTCAAGCCTCATGGTATTCCTGAAGCagaaataatgatttttaagcCTTATAGATGCCTGTCATTCTCAGAGAACTTGATCTTGAAAGCAACTGCATGGTGAAATTTACAGTTGATTTGTTATGCTACGAGCTCAGATCAAGGTGGATAGTTTTTCAACCACAGGTGAGACTTGTGCATCACGTTTTCCTCTTTCTTGTCGTGTGATTTTGTTCTTtaaattttccttttgttttctgaATGTTTCTGCATTGCATCTTACAGTCATTTCAGTGCTTACCATATCGAACTCTATGTTGATTTCATTGTCATATTAAGCATGCCTATTTTCTTGTCGCGCCCGTTATTTGCCACTTATAACCCTTTACGAGGACTTCATTACTGTTGGTTAACGTTCGCTGTATTGTAATCAATGTGAAAGTCATTTATCTTGTGTTATCAAGTTAGTCGTAGGCTCTTAGGCTCTTAGGTTTCGGATTTGAGCCGTATGCCACTGCATCAGTGTATATTTAGGGCTTTTTTTTCCgcttctttttagttttttgaaaGATGATGACATATTGCTTCCGTGAATTAGCTTTTATGCAATTGTGACAACATATATGGTTTTTGCATCGATTTGGTAAAGTTTTAAACTTCTTTCCTTCATGAACTTGAAGACAAGGAAATGAGTAGGATGCTTGGATTTCTCTTCTGTTTTCGCAATTGAAGATGTTGCTCGATTCAACGAATGTACACAATAAAAGTGACGGTTCTGAAATCATAAATTCAGAAACACAAATTGAGTAAGAGCTGAAGCAAGCAACCGCTTCCGCATTGAAATTTGCTGATAAGGTGTCTGCAATGTTTCATGAACGTTTCCAGGAATGCCGCGGTAAGCGACCTTCGTTGCTATTAACTCATACATCACAGGCATTGACAGATACATATCCTTTCTTAGACAGGTGTTCTTCAGCTATAACAGATGCATATATCTCATAGACATGTGTTCTTTAGCTATGACAGTTGTTGCTCCTTAAAAACTCTTATGTATGAAACCGGGTTTTTGTGACTCGGGGGAACGGATATTGTGACCGATGTTTCTTCGTGTTTACAGGGTCTTTTTGCTTTCCCTTCTCGTTGGTGAATAAAATGGCGATCGAAGAAAGTGTTTGGAGGCTTTTTGGGAATTTTGGCACTCTGTTTCTCTGTTTGTTtagggaagaaaaaaagaagttgaAATATCGTATCTGTTATTTCAGTTTACTTCTAAGGACTTGGTCCTTTTATTCTTAGATCTGTCGATTCAGATTTTTCTGATCGCACACACAAAACACCCCAAACCCCTGAATTTTGGTCTCGTTTCGGTTCATCCCTCCTTGTGTCTTGTGCCTTGTACGAATGTTTGTACCGAAATGTCTCGTACGATAGTGTAGAATGAAAGAGAAACGGAGATcaaaaggagagaaaaaaagtTTCGTTCTCTTGGTCACCTGACGACCAAAGATTCTTGGTCACCTACTGCTAAATTTGATATCAATGATTTTGAAGGGATTTTCTAATGGGAGCTGATTTTCACATCCTTTTAATCTTTCACACATTCCTCTTTATTTTCAGtcgttaaattaaataaatcaacaaAATAACAGAGATTATTGAACAGGATAAAAATGGTgtatatatcattttttttttcttctctagcATGCTCTAAAGTATTGTACACacattagggtttttaattttaaaggtTAAATCCTAAGCTGCATTGGAGCTTAATAAAATTTTCTGACGTTTTATGggtttttataatataaaaagataGGTAATGTTAtagagattaaaattttaaattaaatgatgtgtcactaatagagAATATGCACATTAATCGACGTtcaagtaataattcaatcaccaataaccatatcatttagtttgtaaatttaatttaaaaattaggttttcctaatatcatcgtaaaaatattatttgaattaagaGGGTGAAAACGAGAGATTCAGAGATTGAGTTGAAACTTGAATCACACGACAACTCATCCATAATAAAAGAGTGTGGAGTgtgctaagcctcacaatgaactaactataataatgtagttcaaattcgtcttttgcaaaaatcaaacctaagatttTTCACTTATAAAAAGATAAGAATATCGTTAGACCGTAATACTGAACAGTATGAAATGtgccttttttattattattattttattttattactttttattcTATTTGTACTGGCTTTCTCTCTAGACGGCAGCGCGTCCTTTTACTGCAGGAATCCACCACAGAAATTAgttaaaaaagtaataaaagtaCAAAATTGTACATTGGAAAGAACCGATAAATTCTGACTCTGCCTCTCTGTTTAGGGAGCAGTTTTGCTCTTCATCATTTAATGGAATGCATGCTTATCATCCTATTTATCATCgttaaataattttgaattttaagattCTTGCAATGGATAAGCATAAgttttaaaattcaaactcatttaaTAATGATAAATAAGGTGATGAACATACACTACACTAAATGATGATCAGCAAAAATGCATCCTCTGTTTATGCACGTGGGTCCCGCCTCATCAACTTCCCCTTGCAGTTGCTCACGTGGCGGGCACGTGCGTCATTGATCTTAGTGTCTGCTGCCGTTGAACTTGGACTTCAAAATTGTGCCGCGCTGTCAAATCCCACTTTTAccgctttctttctttttcttttttacttttcctcGTGCTTCCGTGAAATTCCTCCCTTTTTCACGTTCTTTTAATGATgtcatcaaattccatggagcTATTTTTGGATTTATTGGAAGGTTTCCGAAGCACCTAAAAAAGGAAAACAGCACCTCAACTTTTTGAGATTAATGAAAATGCGGAGGAAGTAACTTTTTTACAGCACCTGGAGAATGCATACCTAAACCACGAGCTGATGATTCAGTAATAAATGACGAATTACGAagttttcttaaaattaaaaactggaGGTCATCTTTCTACTATATTGGCAGGACGGGTGCTAAGTTATTAGTAGCTAGGCAGCTATGCCAGTAGTAGCTCAGTTCAGGTCAGGGTATGAACCTACAAGTTCTATTTGAAGTCGTGAGACAGAGGTCATAAGCAACTTGTTATATAGGTAGCCGTGCGTATTAATAGATCTTCTTTGATACTAGTAGTAGCAGTAGTGGGTGAATTGCTTTCTTAGGTAAGGT encodes the following:
- the LOC137710712 gene encoding F-box/kelch-repeat protein At1g74510-like isoform X1; protein product: MDTKGRVSSQPVKLENSNKMLEGPSYLVSRELPSSCEQESKWIYNTHRVMELSNNKRPFEDSDEITLRKACKLSDAVLGGDVVMDLNGLSPAKDQSDDEHQGGGNSDSSSLIHQLGRDISINCLLRCSRSDYGSIASLNTNFRSLIRSGELYTLRRKMGVVEHWVYFSCNLLEWEAFDPDLRRWMHLPRMASNECFMCSDKESLAVGTELLVFGKEITSHVVYRYSILTNTWLSGTEMNTPRCLFGSASRGEIAILAGGCDPRGTILNSAELYNSETETWLTLPSMNKPRKMCSGVFMDGKFYVIGGIGVGDQKQLTCGEVYDLEKGTWTEIPNMFPGRNAGAAEAPAAAAAPPLLAVVNNILYAADYAEQEVRRYDKERNMWITVGSLPERAASMNGWGIAFRACGDRLIVIGGPRALGGGPIELNSWVPDGGPPQWNLLARKPSGSFVYNCAVMGC
- the LOC137710712 gene encoding F-box/kelch-repeat protein At1g74510-like isoform X2 produces the protein MLEGPSYLVSRELPSSCEQESKWIYNTHRVMELSNNKRPFEDSDEITLRKACKLSDAVLGGDVVMDLNGLSPAKDQSDDEHQGGGNSDSSSLIHQLGRDISINCLLRCSRSDYGSIASLNTNFRSLIRSGELYTLRRKMGVVEHWVYFSCNLLEWEAFDPDLRRWMHLPRMASNECFMCSDKESLAVGTELLVFGKEITSHVVYRYSILTNTWLSGTEMNTPRCLFGSASRGEIAILAGGCDPRGTILNSAELYNSETETWLTLPSMNKPRKMCSGVFMDGKFYVIGGIGVGDQKQLTCGEVYDLEKGTWTEIPNMFPGRNAGAAEAPAAAAAPPLLAVVNNILYAADYAEQEVRRYDKERNMWITVGSLPERAASMNGWGIAFRACGDRLIVIGGPRALGGGPIELNSWVPDGGPPQWNLLARKPSGSFVYNCAVMGC